A genomic window from Thermocrinis sp. includes:
- a CDS encoding YifB family Mg chelatase-like AAA ATPase: protein MFCRIKSGGVLGIDGFPVDVEVDLASGIPQFNIVGLPDKAINEAKDRVRSALKNIGFQLPAKRITVNLAPSNLKKQGTLYDLPIAVGILKLAGIIDNDEDTVIVGELSLDGKVNPVNGILPIVLSLKQKGFKRFIVPKENAKEGAVVQEVDVFGVGSLEQLIRFLRGEENIQPEKVDLNTLLSKIFDYSIDLADVKGQYQAKRALEISAAGMHNLLLIGPPGAGKSMLAKRIVTILPPLTLEEALEVSKIYSVAGILKEGLMVQRPFRSPHYTASEIALIGGGSNPMPGEISLAHRGVLFLDEMVEFSRKALESLRQPMEDGYVTVSRVGGRITFPASFILVGATNPCPCGNYGNPYKACTCSPSQIRTYQSKLSGPILDRIDLKVWVEPVEVQDLINPKVGESSKEVRERVIKAYQIQKERFKNSKTKFNSHMTEKEIEKYCTLTKSAKEVLERVMSKTHLSGRSYSKLLKVSRTIADLDGEEKIKEDHILEAIHYKIEEKLLTSNLL, encoded by the coding sequence ATGTTTTGTAGGATAAAAAGTGGGGGAGTTCTTGGAATTGATGGCTTTCCTGTTGATGTGGAAGTTGATTTAGCGTCTGGCATTCCCCAGTTTAACATAGTTGGGCTTCCGGACAAAGCCATAAACGAAGCAAAGGACAGGGTTAGGTCCGCTCTTAAAAACATTGGCTTTCAACTTCCAGCCAAGAGGATTACGGTAAATTTGGCTCCATCTAACCTAAAAAAGCAAGGTACACTTTACGACCTTCCCATAGCGGTTGGTATACTAAAGCTTGCAGGTATTATAGACAATGACGAAGACACCGTTATAGTTGGAGAGCTTTCCCTTGATGGAAAGGTAAATCCTGTTAATGGAATACTTCCCATAGTCTTGTCTTTAAAGCAGAAGGGTTTCAAAAGGTTTATCGTACCAAAGGAGAACGCAAAAGAGGGTGCTGTAGTTCAAGAGGTTGATGTATTTGGCGTGGGCTCTTTGGAGCAGTTAATTAGGTTTTTGAGAGGGGAAGAGAATATACAACCAGAAAAGGTTGATTTAAACACGCTTCTGTCTAAGATTTTTGACTACAGCATAGATCTTGCAGACGTAAAAGGACAGTATCAAGCAAAAAGAGCTTTGGAAATTTCCGCCGCAGGTATGCACAACTTGCTTCTGATAGGACCACCTGGAGCGGGCAAAAGCATGTTAGCAAAGCGCATAGTTACTATACTCCCACCTTTGACGTTGGAAGAGGCATTGGAAGTAAGCAAGATATACAGCGTGGCTGGGATATTAAAAGAAGGACTTATGGTTCAAAGACCATTTAGATCTCCCCACTACACCGCATCAGAAATAGCGCTGATAGGAGGTGGTAGCAACCCCATGCCTGGAGAAATTTCCTTAGCTCACAGAGGTGTGCTATTTCTGGACGAAATGGTAGAGTTCAGCAGAAAAGCTTTAGAATCTCTAAGGCAACCTATGGAGGATGGGTACGTGACCGTGTCAAGGGTAGGCGGAAGGATAACCTTTCCAGCTAGTTTTATCCTTGTAGGTGCTACAAACCCATGTCCCTGCGGCAACTACGGCAATCCATACAAAGCCTGCACGTGTTCCCCTTCCCAGATAAGGACTTACCAATCCAAACTCTCCGGACCCATCTTAGACAGAATAGACCTAAAGGTATGGGTAGAACCCGTTGAAGTTCAGGACCTTATAAACCCAAAAGTTGGTGAAAGCTCAAAGGAAGTTAGGGAGAGAGTTATAAAAGCTTACCAGATCCAGAAGGAAAGGTTTAAAAATTCAAAGACCAAATTCAATTCCCACATGACAGAAAAGGAAATAGAAAAATACTGCACGCTAACCAAGAGCGCAAAAGAAGTTCTTGAAAGAGTTATGAGTAAAACTCATCTAAGTGGGAGGTCTTACAGCAAGCTTTTAAAAGTATCAAGGACAATAGCAGACCTGGATGGAGAAGAAAAAATAAAAGAGGATCACATTTTAGAGGCTATACACTATAAAATTGAAGAAAAGTTACTAACTTCTAATTTGCTATGA
- a CDS encoding OmpA family protein — protein MKKTILINALTLLLCSGVVANSLDFRVSEGINESQRLIETAYKAGGKDKSIYHFEKARAYRDISVLLASEMEELGSKIFAIKSMNSASKAIEGSQVLDKLESAKLGQGRQVIDPNSLLLALEKIRDDKAFNCAPKELAYAEAYYEAIVYELSKDKPKDSLLQTLYNSYLSSYLMAKEKVDISKKESLECYVGKIQLPSVPEAKEEPLANIPEGVAEKVEKVEEPLLVRARVHFDFDKANIKREYIPLLNEVVRTLKENPKISIRIEGYTDNIGGKTYNEKLALRRAMAVKDYLVKHGIDSKRIEVAGFGKEKYIAENTTPIGRLTNRRTEFIVIQVGGD, from the coding sequence ATGAAAAAAACAATATTAATAAACGCTCTGACTTTACTCTTGTGTTCTGGGGTAGTTGCTAATAGCTTAGATTTTAGAGTTTCTGAAGGTATTAATGAATCCCAAAGGCTCATAGAAACGGCATATAAGGCTGGGGGTAAGGATAAATCTATCTATCACTTTGAGAAGGCAAGAGCTTATAGAGATATATCTGTATTGCTTGCTTCAGAAATGGAAGAGTTGGGTTCTAAGATATTTGCTATAAAGAGTATGAACTCTGCATCCAAGGCCATAGAGGGAAGTCAGGTGCTTGATAAATTGGAAAGCGCAAAACTAGGACAAGGAAGGCAAGTTATAGATCCAAATAGCCTTTTGTTGGCGCTTGAGAAAATCAGGGATGATAAAGCGTTTAACTGCGCTCCTAAGGAACTGGCTTATGCAGAAGCTTATTACGAGGCTATAGTTTATGAACTTTCAAAAGATAAACCAAAAGATTCTCTTTTGCAAACTCTATATAATAGCTATCTTTCCAGCTATTTAATGGCTAAAGAAAAGGTAGATATATCAAAGAAAGAATCACTTGAGTGTTACGTAGGTAAAATACAACTCCCCAGTGTGCCAGAAGCAAAGGAAGAACCCTTAGCAAATATTCCGGAAGGTGTCGCGGAAAAGGTTGAGAAAGTAGAGGAGCCCCTATTGGTTCGTGCAAGGGTTCATTTTGATTTTGATAAAGCTAACATAAAGAGAGAGTATATCCCATTGTTAAACGAAGTGGTTAGAACTTTAAAGGAAAATCCAAAAATCAGCATAAGAATTGAAGGATATACCGATAACATAGGTGGTAAAACGTACAACGAGAAACTTGCGCTAAGAAGGGCTATGGCAGTTAAAGACTACCTCGTAAAGCACGGTATAGACTCAAAGAGGATAGAGGTTGCAGGCTTTGGAAAAGAGAAGTATATAGCAGAAAATACTACCCCTATCGGTAGGCTCACCAATAGGAGGACTGAGTTTATAGTCATACAGGTAGGTGGGGACTAA
- a CDS encoding PhoX family phosphatase, producing MRKLEYFGDIFLYALNRRDLLKFAAASIVLYSCGATDGATEETRPSTLTYNTLYPNTEDRIMIPEGYDHSVLIKWGDPLDNGPALDWNRVYGAPTEEDIERQKHCFGYNCDYVGFFKLDQDRALLVVNHEYTNPELMFSNFNTPTENQSRLMLYAHGVSVVEIKRSGEKWVYVKGSAYNRRITGETVCYISGPAAGHRLMKTSYDPTGTFVKGTLNNCAAGKTPWGTVLTCEENFHSYFAGNRDQLTDDLVKNIHQRYGVPSSFSAIYGFHNIDNRFNINQEPNEAFRFGWVVEIDPYDPSRPPVKRTALGRFKHEAATTVVAPDGRVVVYMGDDERFEYVYKFVTKGKYNPNNREANFGLLDEGTLYVARFKDNFTGEWVPIATVEGGRITPNPNLPQVFKNDPVLCFINTRGAADALGATKMDRPEDFEWNPVTKSVFVALTYNERRGASGQPSTDRANPRGPNYMGHIVEIIEEGRNPTAERFTWTIPLLCGDPNSTDTNKKLVIYGQTATSNVPAISAPDNFAFDKAGNLWIATDGNPSRDRLQKNDGVYTLNMQTKELKMFLSGVPGCEICGPEFSDDYKTFFCAIQHPGEGAQTKWPYLGDGVVVPRPSVVQVWRKDGKEVYL from the coding sequence ATGAGAAAGTTGGAGTATTTTGGAGACATTTTTCTCTATGCACTTAACAGAAGGGACCTATTAAAGTTTGCCGCAGCTTCCATAGTTCTTTACTCCTGCGGTGCAACAGACGGTGCAACAGAAGAAACCAGGCCTTCTACCCTAACCTACAACACCCTCTATCCCAACACCGAAGACAGAATAATGATTCCAGAGGGCTACGATCACAGCGTCCTTATCAAGTGGGGAGATCCGTTGGACAACGGACCAGCTCTTGACTGGAACAGAGTTTACGGCGCACCCACCGAGGAGGACATAGAGAGACAGAAGCACTGCTTTGGATACAACTGTGATTATGTGGGCTTTTTCAAGTTAGACCAAGATAGGGCCCTTTTGGTGGTAAATCACGAATACACAAACCCTGAACTTATGTTTTCTAATTTCAACACACCTACCGAAAATCAGTCCCGACTTATGCTATACGCCCACGGTGTATCTGTTGTGGAGATAAAAAGGAGTGGGGAAAAATGGGTTTATGTTAAAGGCTCCGCTTATAATAGAAGGATCACGGGAGAAACCGTCTGCTATATATCCGGTCCAGCAGCAGGACACAGACTTATGAAAACCTCCTATGACCCAACGGGAACCTTTGTTAAGGGTACTTTAAACAACTGCGCTGCGGGGAAAACGCCATGGGGAACAGTTTTAACCTGTGAAGAGAACTTCCATTCATACTTTGCTGGCAACAGAGACCAACTCACCGATGATCTGGTTAAGAATATACACCAAAGATATGGAGTTCCAAGCAGTTTCTCCGCGATTTACGGTTTTCACAACATAGACAATAGGTTTAACATAAATCAAGAGCCCAACGAAGCCTTTAGGTTTGGGTGGGTGGTAGAGATTGACCCTTACGATCCGAGCAGACCGCCAGTAAAGAGAACAGCCCTTGGAAGGTTCAAGCACGAAGCAGCAACCACGGTTGTAGCTCCAGACGGTAGAGTGGTGGTATATATGGGAGATGACGAAAGGTTTGAGTATGTTTATAAGTTCGTCACCAAAGGTAAGTATAATCCAAACAACAGAGAAGCAAACTTTGGGCTGTTGGACGAAGGGACCCTATACGTGGCAAGGTTTAAAGATAACTTCACCGGGGAGTGGGTCCCAATAGCCACGGTGGAGGGAGGCAGAATAACACCCAATCCGAACCTACCACAAGTATTCAAGAATGATCCAGTGCTCTGCTTTATAAACACCAGAGGTGCAGCGGATGCCCTTGGAGCTACCAAGATGGACAGGCCAGAGGACTTTGAGTGGAACCCAGTCACAAAGAGTGTATTCGTTGCTCTAACTTACAATGAGAGGAGAGGGGCAAGCGGTCAGCCCTCCACCGACAGAGCAAATCCAAGAGGTCCAAACTACATGGGACACATCGTAGAGATCATAGAAGAGGGCAGAAATCCCACTGCAGAAAGGTTTACATGGACTATACCCCTGCTGTGCGGAGACCCCAACTCAACAGATACCAACAAAAAACTTGTAATATACGGCCAAACTGCAACTTCAAATGTGCCAGCAATATCTGCACCTGACAATTTTGCTTTTGACAAAGCAGGAAACCTTTGGATAGCCACAGACGGAAACCCAAGCAGAGACAGACTCCAGAAAAATGACGGAGTATACACCCTAAACATGCAAACTAAAGAGCTAAAGATGTTCCTATCTGGAGTTCCAGGCTGTGAAATATGCGGTCCCGAGTTTTCCGATGATTACAAAACCTTTTTCTGTGCCATACAGCACCCTGGAGAAGGTGCTCAAACAAAATGGCCCTATTTGGGTGATGGTGTGGTGGTCCCAAGACCTTCTGTAGTGCAGGTATGGAGAAAGGATGGCAAAGAAGTTTATCTGTAA
- the gltX gene encoding glutamate--tRNA ligase: MIVSRFAPSPTGYLHLGNARTAIFSYLFARHHGGKFILRIEDTDRERSSKEFEEMLLKDLEWLGIEWDELYRQSERFDIYREYALKLVESGWAYPCICTPEELEEERKLAEEKGIPYRYSGKCRHLTLEEAKRKGLPYTIRFRVPEGEVITFEDLVKGPISISADDFGDFVIVRSDGTPVYNFVVVVDDALMGVSHVIRGEDHIPNTPKQILIYRALGFEIPKFAHLPVILGPDRSKLSKRHGAVSVKNYREEGFLPEAMFNYLCLLGWSPPEEGREIYSKEELIKLFDLKDINSSPAVFDAQKLRWMNGVYIREVLSVDKLANYLTPFLREAGYEFEDEYLKKVLEKARDAFETLLEAVEKLRPFFVDDVVYSEEAKAVLENQSAVQVLNYVLLKLEEGELNAQRIKEVAKLAQKELGIKAKDFWHTLRAALTGELEGVGVDILCDVVPKERIIYRIRRVLTIF, from the coding sequence ATGATAGTTAGCAGGTTTGCACCAAGCCCTACGGGCTATCTGCACCTTGGCAACGCAAGAACTGCCATATTTAGCTACCTTTTTGCCAGACATCACGGTGGTAAGTTTATCCTTCGCATAGAAGACACAGACAGAGAAAGATCTTCCAAAGAGTTTGAGGAGATGCTCCTTAAAGACTTGGAGTGGCTTGGCATAGAGTGGGATGAACTTTACAGACAATCGGAAAGGTTTGATATATACAGAGAATACGCCCTCAAGCTAGTAGAAAGTGGCTGGGCTTATCCCTGTATATGCACACCGGAGGAGTTGGAAGAAGAAAGAAAACTGGCTGAGGAAAAGGGCATTCCCTACAGGTATTCGGGCAAGTGCAGACACTTAACCCTGGAGGAGGCCAAAAGGAAGGGACTGCCCTATACCATAAGGTTCAGAGTACCAGAGGGAGAGGTAATCACCTTTGAGGATTTAGTAAAGGGACCCATATCCATAAGTGCAGATGATTTTGGAGACTTTGTGATCGTTCGGAGCGATGGCACGCCTGTTTATAACTTCGTGGTGGTTGTGGATGACGCTCTGATGGGAGTTAGTCACGTAATAAGGGGAGAGGACCACATTCCAAACACTCCCAAACAGATACTTATATACAGAGCTTTGGGCTTTGAGATTCCAAAGTTTGCTCATCTGCCAGTGATCCTTGGACCAGACAGAAGTAAGCTTTCCAAAAGACACGGTGCAGTTTCTGTAAAGAACTACCGAGAGGAGGGCTTTCTGCCAGAGGCAATGTTTAACTACCTTTGCCTTTTGGGATGGTCTCCGCCAGAGGAGGGAAGGGAGATATACTCAAAGGAAGAGTTAATAAAACTCTTTGACCTAAAGGACATAAACAGCTCCCCTGCGGTCTTTGATGCCCAAAAACTAAGATGGATGAACGGAGTTTATATAAGGGAGGTTCTCTCGGTTGATAAGCTTGCAAACTACCTGACACCTTTTTTGAGGGAGGCAGGATACGAGTTTGAAGATGAATACCTTAAGAAGGTTCTGGAAAAAGCCAGGGATGCCTTTGAGACACTATTGGAAGCAGTGGAAAAGCTAAGACCTTTCTTTGTGGATGATGTGGTTTATTCAGAGGAAGCAAAGGCAGTGCTTGAAAACCAAAGTGCGGTGCAGGTTTTAAACTACGTGCTTTTGAAGTTAGAAGAAGGAGAGCTAAACGCACAGAGGATAAAGGAAGTAGCGAAATTGGCCCAAAAGGAGCTTGGTATAAAGGCAAAGGACTTTTGGCACACTCTCAGAGCTGCCTTAACTGGGGAGCTGGAAGGTGTGGGTGTGGATATTCTCTGCGACGTGGTGCCAAAGGAGAGGATAATCTACAGAATAAGAAGAGTCTTAACGATTTTTTAA
- a CDS encoding cation:proton antiporter — MEIHYVLLYLAIILFSARIIGDTFAKFGIPAVLGEILVGILLGKSALGLIEPNQIIKVLAELGVILLLFQVGLEADIHQLRKVGIHAIVVATVGASAPMVLGFLFSFYVLDLPFLTSLFIGGTLTATSIGITVRVLEDLGKMKERFAQIVLGAAVLDDIFGVIVLAGLYELSKEGMVHVDALFLLILYIASFFILSPILAQILARIIQILSRKLGTMDFVPPAVLSMVFFFAFLAHEVGSPEILGAFTAGLALSRRFALPFALFLKTDERMAEKIEHSILPLVWVLTPIFFVYVGLQLNLKAIDFSSPKFWTFAIVLGLIAIFGKVISGFFIPGTTKERLLIGFSMLPRGEVGLIFTEFGRQAKLFDDTLYAVVIFVVAITTLVSPIALKILAKD, encoded by the coding sequence ATGGAAATACACTACGTTTTGCTTTACCTTGCCATAATCCTCTTCAGTGCAAGGATCATAGGGGACACCTTCGCCAAGTTTGGTATTCCCGCAGTTTTGGGGGAGATATTGGTAGGTATCCTTCTTGGCAAAAGCGCCTTAGGTCTTATTGAACCAAATCAAATAATAAAGGTCCTTGCGGAGCTTGGAGTGATACTTTTGCTCTTTCAGGTAGGATTAGAGGCGGACATTCACCAACTTAGAAAGGTGGGCATACACGCCATTGTAGTTGCCACAGTAGGTGCTTCAGCTCCCATGGTCTTAGGTTTTCTTTTTAGCTTTTATGTTCTTGATTTGCCTTTCCTGACATCCCTTTTCATAGGTGGCACCTTAACCGCCACGAGCATAGGAATAACAGTCAGAGTTTTGGAAGATTTGGGTAAGATGAAAGAGAGGTTTGCCCAGATAGTGCTTGGCGCCGCAGTCTTGGATGATATATTCGGCGTTATCGTTCTTGCAGGATTGTATGAGCTTTCTAAGGAAGGTATGGTTCATGTGGATGCACTGTTTCTTCTAATACTATACATAGCCTCCTTTTTCATACTATCTCCTATACTGGCTCAGATTTTGGCAAGGATCATTCAGATACTTTCCAGAAAGCTTGGGACTATGGATTTTGTTCCACCTGCGGTCTTGTCTATGGTATTTTTCTTTGCCTTTTTGGCGCATGAGGTGGGTTCTCCGGAGATCTTAGGTGCCTTTACTGCGGGACTTGCTCTTTCCAGAAGGTTTGCCCTTCCCTTTGCACTGTTTTTGAAAACCGACGAGAGAATGGCAGAAAAGATAGAGCATTCTATATTACCTTTGGTTTGGGTTTTAACGCCCATTTTCTTTGTCTACGTTGGGCTTCAGTTAAATCTAAAGGCCATAGATTTTAGCTCTCCTAAATTTTGGACCTTTGCTATTGTGCTTGGCTTAATTGCCATTTTTGGTAAAGTTATCTCTGGGTTTTTTATACCTGGAACTACGAAAGAGAGGCTTCTTATTGGTTTTTCTATGTTGCCCCGAGGAGAGGTGGGTCTGATCTTTACAGAGTTTGGAAGACAAGCTAAGCTCTTTGATGATACGCTGTATGCGGTGGTTATATTCGTGGTGGCAATAACTACCTTAGTATCCCCCATAGCCCTTAAAATACTTGCCAAGGATTAA
- the dut gene encoding dUTP diphosphatase, whose translation MLKVKIKRFPHSKDLALPSYATIGSAGMDLLYAGDEPVVLKPLERVLLPTGIAIELPDGFEAQVRPRSGLAIKHGITILNAPGTIDPDYRGEIKVALINLGQEDFLIKRGDRIAQLVIAPFVKVLWEEVLELSPTLRGENGFGSTGW comes from the coding sequence ATGCTGAAGGTTAAAATCAAGAGATTTCCACACTCCAAAGACTTAGCCTTACCTTCTTACGCTACGATAGGCTCTGCGGGTATGGACCTTTTGTACGCTGGTGATGAGCCAGTGGTCCTCAAACCTTTGGAAAGAGTTTTGCTTCCTACTGGCATAGCCATAGAACTGCCCGATGGGTTTGAGGCTCAGGTAAGACCAAGAAGTGGTTTGGCTATAAAGCACGGCATAACTATCTTGAACGCTCCCGGCACCATCGATCCAGACTATAGAGGAGAAATTAAAGTAGCACTTATAAACTTGGGGCAAGAAGATTTTCTCATAAAAAGAGGGGATAGGATAGCCCAGCTTGTTATAGCTCCTTTTGTTAAGGTCCTCTGGGAAGAGGTTCTGGAACTAAGTCCCACTTTAAGGGGAGAAAACGGTTTTGGGTCCACTGGGTGGTAA
- a CDS encoding polyribonucleotide nucleotidyltransferase has product MERVEVKFEDKDPIIIETGHYAKLADSAVVVKQGGTAVLVTAVMSENPVPNIDFVPLTVDYREQSSAWGKIPGGFVKREGKPTDREILVSRVIDRPVRPLLPEGFPYEVVITALTLSADDKYDPDVLAITGASAALHLSRVPFDGPIAGVRVCRVEGKLVANPTYEERQKADLEIVMACSEFAIVMVEGGAKEVDEETFMEALFFGQSAVRDLLQAQDELRKRMGSPKVEFEGLELPEDLQRLLESYCTDRIKESLKVQDKRERKKLQAKIFEDFIANHQVPEDQLFKLSYQYKKLISKLMRKMVLDEGLRIDGRGPKDIRPISIEVHPFERPHGSAIFTRGQTQAFATVTLGAPEQAQLVETIYEGETFKRFMLHYNFPPFSTGEAKPWGPPRRREIGHGALAERALEPLIPPQEQFPYIIRVVSNILESNGSTSMATVCAGSLALFDAGVPMKKHVAGIAMGLIMEGDRYAILSDILGDEDQLGDMDFKVAGTKDGITSVQMDIKIKGLSREIMKEALMQAKEGRLYILEKMYQAMPEPRKEVSPYAPKIEIIQIPEDKALVVIGPGGKNVREWRDKLGVSVWVHEGGKTSLTSMSKEAIQQVKEAIMKLLEEVEVGKVYEGKITRVEPYGVFVEVLEGKVGMLHVSKMGERVRDVRARFKVGDQIRVKVIGIDEKGRPDLSTVGVDQPA; this is encoded by the coding sequence ATGGAGAGGGTAGAAGTTAAATTTGAAGATAAAGATCCAATAATCATAGAGACGGGGCACTATGCAAAGCTTGCAGACAGTGCGGTTGTGGTCAAACAGGGAGGAACTGCGGTTCTAGTAACAGCTGTTATGTCCGAAAACCCAGTACCTAACATTGACTTTGTTCCCCTGACTGTTGACTACAGGGAGCAGTCCTCCGCTTGGGGTAAAATACCCGGTGGTTTTGTAAAGAGGGAAGGAAAGCCAACAGACAGAGAAATATTGGTCTCCCGTGTAATAGACAGACCTGTAAGACCTCTTTTGCCTGAGGGCTTTCCGTATGAGGTAGTAATTACTGCCCTTACCCTTTCTGCAGATGACAAGTATGATCCCGATGTGTTAGCCATAACCGGTGCCAGTGCAGCATTGCACTTATCTCGTGTGCCCTTTGACGGACCTATAGCAGGGGTTAGAGTCTGCAGAGTGGAAGGAAAATTGGTGGCAAACCCCACTTACGAAGAGAGACAGAAGGCAGATTTAGAGATAGTCATGGCTTGCTCTGAGTTTGCCATTGTGATGGTGGAGGGTGGTGCCAAGGAGGTAGATGAGGAAACCTTTATGGAGGCGCTGTTCTTTGGCCAGTCCGCCGTAAGGGACTTACTGCAGGCACAGGATGAGCTAAGAAAAAGAATGGGCTCTCCCAAAGTTGAATTTGAAGGACTTGAGCTTCCCGAAGATCTGCAAAGACTTTTGGAAAGCTACTGCACAGATAGAATAAAAGAGTCCTTAAAAGTTCAAGACAAAAGGGAAAGGAAAAAGCTTCAGGCTAAGATCTTTGAAGATTTCATAGCAAACCATCAGGTCCCAGAGGACCAACTTTTCAAACTCAGTTATCAATACAAAAAACTCATCAGCAAGCTAATGAGAAAAATGGTCTTGGATGAGGGTTTGAGGATTGACGGTAGGGGTCCAAAGGACATTAGACCTATTAGTATAGAGGTTCATCCCTTTGAAAGACCCCACGGCAGTGCCATCTTTACGAGAGGTCAAACCCAAGCCTTTGCCACAGTTACTTTGGGAGCTCCAGAACAAGCCCAGTTGGTGGAGACCATCTACGAAGGGGAGACCTTTAAAAGGTTCATGCTTCACTATAACTTTCCACCTTTTTCCACGGGAGAGGCAAAACCTTGGGGGCCACCAAGGAGAAGGGAGATAGGGCATGGTGCCTTGGCGGAGAGAGCTCTGGAACCCCTTATTCCTCCCCAAGAACAGTTTCCTTATATCATAAGGGTGGTTTCCAATATCTTGGAGTCCAACGGTTCTACTTCTATGGCTACTGTATGCGCAGGTTCTTTGGCGCTCTTTGACGCAGGTGTTCCTATGAAAAAGCACGTGGCAGGTATAGCTATGGGGCTCATAATGGAAGGAGATCGTTATGCGATCCTTTCGGACATTCTCGGAGACGAAGATCAGCTTGGAGACATGGACTTTAAGGTGGCAGGCACAAAGGATGGTATTACCAGCGTGCAGATGGACATAAAAATAAAGGGTTTAAGCAGGGAGATTATGAAAGAAGCTCTTATGCAGGCAAAGGAAGGAAGGCTTTATATCCTGGAAAAGATGTATCAAGCTATGCCAGAACCAAGGAAGGAAGTTTCTCCATATGCTCCGAAGATAGAGATCATACAGATTCCAGAAGATAAAGCACTTGTGGTTATAGGTCCCGGTGGCAAAAATGTTAGAGAGTGGAGGGACAAGCTGGGTGTCTCCGTTTGGGTTCATGAGGGTGGCAAAACGTCTTTGACCAGTATGAGTAAAGAGGCAATCCAGCAAGTGAAAGAGGCTATAATGAAGCTTTTGGAAGAGGTGGAAGTTGGTAAAGTCTATGAAGGAAAGATAACAAGGGTAGAACCATACGGAGTGTTTGTTGAGGTCCTTGAAGGAAAGGTGGGAATGCTTCACGTGTCAAAGATGGGAGAAAGGGTCAGGGATGTTAGAGCAAGGTTTAAGGTGGGGGATCAGATAAGGGTAAAGGTCATAGGCATAGACGAGAAAGGAAGGCCAGACTTGAGTACGGTTGGTGTAGACCAGCCGGCGTAG
- the rpsO gene encoding 30S ribosomal protein S15, with protein MALPKEIKQKIIEDYRRHDTDTGSPEVQIAILTEKINRLTEHLKKHKKDIHSRRGLIAMIHARRRHLEYLKQKDYDKYLEIVKKLGLKVK; from the coding sequence ATGGCCCTTCCAAAGGAGATAAAGCAGAAAATTATTGAGGATTACAGAAGGCACGATACGGATACGGGATCTCCAGAAGTGCAGATAGCCATACTTACGGAGAAAATAAACAGGCTCACAGAACATCTAAAAAAGCACAAAAAGGACATTCACTCGAGAAGGGGACTGATCGCTATGATACATGCAAGAAGGAGACACTTAGAGTATCTTAAGCAAAAAGATTATGATAAATATCTGGAGATCGTCAAAAAACTTGGGTTAAAGGTTAAATAA
- a CDS encoding flagellar hook-basal body protein, whose product MPLDYQGIYILSSGMLLQQRKLETITQNLANVNTPAFKSELMLAGVWDTPDGQRVENNDSGNPANNFVYPIVERMHTLLTQGPIRQTDNPLDLALEGEGFFAVRSGQEVFYTRKGNFRIDAEGYLVNEIGMRVLNENNQEIRIMGDVSFAPDGSIFSNGNLIGRLGIYNLTNPQKVGRDLFTGIPQQAQNFKVLQGFLEDSNVNAILEMAKLIEAHRAHETYANLIRALDQIQEKVSNNLV is encoded by the coding sequence ATGCCACTAGATTATCAGGGTATATACATACTTTCCAGTGGTATGCTTCTGCAGCAAAGAAAGTTGGAAACAATAACCCAAAACTTAGCCAATGTAAATACTCCTGCTTTCAAGAGTGAGTTGATGCTTGCTGGAGTTTGGGACACGCCTGACGGCCAGAGAGTAGAGAACAATGATTCAGGAAATCCTGCAAACAATTTTGTTTATCCTATAGTGGAGAGAATGCACACTCTTCTAACGCAGGGGCCAATCAGACAAACGGACAATCCTTTGGACCTGGCTCTTGAGGGTGAGGGCTTTTTTGCTGTCAGGTCGGGACAGGAGGTGTTTTACACTCGCAAGGGAAACTTTCGTATTGATGCAGAAGGTTACTTAGTCAATGAAATTGGTATGAGAGTTTTAAACGAGAACAATCAAGAAATAAGGATAATGGGGGATGTTAGCTTTGCACCAGATGGCTCTATTTTTAGCAATGGGAACCTTATTGGAAGGTTGGGCATATACAACTTAACTAACCCCCAAAAGGTGGGAAGGGATCTGTTTACAGGCATACCTCAGCAAGCCCAAAACTTTAAGGTTTTGCAAGGTTTTCTTGAAGATTCTAACGTAAACGCCATTTTGGAGATGGCAAAGCTTATAGAAGCTCACAGGGCTCACGAAACATATGCCAACCTTATCAGGGCTCTGGACCAAATTCAAGAAAAGGTCAGCAACAACTTAGTTTAA